A stretch of Babesia bigemina genome assembly Bbig001, chromosome : III DNA encodes these proteins:
- a CDS encoding 60S ribosomal protein L7, putative has translation MALERFLIKSFRGIPKEKCNEGLQKKVERNEQLKQIQQRKITKHVERKRKRLEGLRNRALYHAKEYIKHERELVELRRKAKAEGSFYKEADAKVVFVVRIKGINKITPKPRLILKLFRLLQLHNGVFIKLNKATIEMLKLINPYVTYGYPSLATIRKLLYKRGYAKVGRRGAWSRVRISTDDIIEENLGKYGIHGMEDVVHQIYTCGPKFKEVTNFLWPFKLSSPRKGFVAKRHGFTEARGGDAGNREHLINDLLKRMI, from the exons ATGGCACTG GAACGCTTCCTCATTAAAAGCTTCCGGGGGATTCCCAAGGAAAAGTGCAACGAGGGCCTCCAGAAGAAGGTGGAGCGCAACGAGCAGCTGAAGCAGATTCAGCAGCGCAAAATCACCAAGCACGTCGAACGCAAGCGCAAGCGTCTGGAAGGTCTGAGGAACCGCGCGCTGTACCACGCCAAGGAGTACATCAAGCATGAGCGCGAACTCGTAGAGTTGCGCCGCAAGGCTAAGGCCGAGGGTTCGTTCTACAAGGAGGCCGACGCTAAGGTTGTCTTCGTCGTGCGCATCAAGGGTATCAACAAGATCACCCCCAAGCCCCGCCTTATCCTCAAGCTCTTCAGGCTGCTCCAGCTGCACAACGGTGTGTTCATCAAGTTGAACAAGGCCACCATTGAGATGCTCAAGCTCATCAACCCCTACGTCACCTACGGTTACCCCAGCCTCGCCACCATCCGCAAGCTGCTCTACAAGCGTGGCTACGCCAAGGTCGGCAGGCGCGGTGCCTGGAGCCGCGTGCGCATCAGCACCGATGACATCATCGAAGAGAACCTGGGCAAATACGGCATCCACGGAATGGAGGACGTCGTTCACCAGATCTACACTTGCGGTCCCAAATTCAAGGAGGTCACCAACTTCTTGTGGCCCTTCAAGTTGAGCTCGCCACGCAAGGGTTTCGTCGCCAAGAGGCACGGATTCACCGAGGCCAGGGGTGGAGACGCCGGCAACCGTGAGCACCTCATCAACGATCTGCTCAAGAGGATGATCTAA
- a CDS encoding DNA-DIRECTED RNA POLYMERASE BETA SUBUNIT, putative, which produces MKAKREVTFAEVDEVRHMSVAKDAAAVGDIKDKWRILPCYMGMRGIARQHINSYNNFVQREIKEIVNAPSNKMLKSDACKKFYIEFIDIKVGEPYMSENNIKPILLTPQLCRMRDITYSAPMYADVEYYNGEGVASKRVEIGRLPVMLRSCVCALTGGERNGGNVDNFEMSSRLGECPYDPGGYFIIKGVEKVILMQEQLSKCRVIVETDVKKNICATVTSATAESKSRTAVVYKNQKLYVRHNSFTDDVPLCIILRAMGVTTDQEIAQLIGTAGARDFLPTGGDYILSLQDLYNEGINSRMDALLFVGRKVRPRQLAKGFFTSSKERTPKTNQNLIEDTHDILTRVLLSHIPMRNCRDFTGKIKSLCLMARRVLSVASGREPMDDKDHYGNKRLELAGQLISILFEDLFKAFLSQLKKQIDATLTRHYEIVSNCYGGKQIKYPDCLVSLPTDIITRGMQATISTGNWNIKRFRIERSGVSQILSRLSYISCLGMMTKTNSQFEKGRKVSKPRALQPSQFGLICPCDTPEGESCGLVKNLSLMNHVTTDGDIERLVELIYWLGVESADSLPARDAFDDERNMTVFLNGIILGVHQNGEELIRNVVALRRRGQISAFVSVFQNYEQRQVHISSDGGRLCRPLIVVENGRPLLTSKILNSLLAGEITLSKLFASGILEWIDVNEENNSLIVMRESDITPKTTHLEISPMSMLGVVAGLIPFPNHNQSPRNTYQCAMGKQSIGSIGYNQLNRCDTILHLMVYPQRPLVTTKAIQLVNFDKLPAGQNVIVAVMSYQGYEIEDAVVINKASSERGFSRCYSLRRMTVEIDKINYAIPRPGAAPAGMNAVDLTSEAPVDDVTGDNVIGVGQLVNKDDTLLKKLTQSSSGEIKVTPVKYHFNQPAYVDRVMCISTIADSVLYKIMLRQVRLPEIGDKYSSRHGQKGVVGLIESQENLPFSEHGWVPDLIMNPHGFPSRMTVGKMLELVAAKAAVLNGIFEDGTPFEADSLPSIERSLLRKGFHPAGKEILYSGITGEPLETLIFTGPMYYQKLKHMVSDKIHARAVGPRQSLTRQPTEGRSKDGGLRLGEMERDCLIAYGASGLLVERLMLSSDVFQMDVCHVCGFIGYDGWCAYCKQSGQTASVSIPYACKLLFQELQAMNIRPNVILKEGMSSH; this is translated from the coding sequence ATGAAGGCTAAACGCGAGGTGACCTTCGCGGAGGTTGACGAAGTCCGACACATGTCTGTGGCTAAGGACGCAGCTGCGGTGGGCGATATCAAAGACAAATGGCGCATCCTGCCATGCTACATGGGTATGCGAGGAATCGCACGCCAGCACATCAACTCGTACAACAACTTCGTGCAGCGCGAGATCAAGGAAATAGTCAACGCCCCTAGCAacaagatgctgaagagCGATGCGTGCAAGAAGTTCTACATCGAGTTCATAGACATCAAGGTCGGGGAGCCGTACATGTCCGAGAACAACATCAAGCCCATCCTGCTGACTCCCCAGCTGTGCCGCATGCGCGACATCACGTACAGCGCGCCCATGTAcgcggatgtggagtacTACAACGGCGAGGGTGTAGCCTCAAAGCGGGTTGAAATCGGAAGGTTGCCCGtcatgctgcgcagctgtgtCTGCGCTCTTACAGGGGGCGAACGTAATGGCGGGAACGTTGACAACTTCGAGATGTCGTCACGCCTCGGCGAATGCCCGTACGATCCTGGGGGTTACTTTATCATCAAGGGAGTGGAGAAGGTTATTCTAATGCAGGAGCAACTTTCCAAATGCCGTGTCATCGTTGAGACCGACGTAAAGAAGAACATTTGTGCCACGGTCACCTCGGCCACCGCGGAATCCAAAAGTAGGACCGCGGTGGTGTACAAAAACCAGAAGCTCTACGTGCGCCACAACAGCTTCACCGACGACGTTCCGCTGTGCATCATCCTGAGAGCAATGGGCGTCACTACCGACCAGGAAATCGCCCAGTTGATCGGCACCGCTGGAGCTCGCGATTTCCTACCTACGGGAGGCGACTACATCTTGTCGCTACAGGATCTGTACAACGAGGGTATCAACTCGCGCATGGACGCTCTGCTTTTCGTGGGGCGCAAGGTCAGGCCTCGCCAACTGGCGAAGGGGTTCTTCACAAGTTCCAAGGAGCGCACGCCGAAAACAAACCAGAATCTCATCGAGGACACGCACGACATCTTGACACGGGTGCTGTTGTCGCACATACCAATGCGTAATTGTCGCGATTTCACTGGGAAGATCAAAAGCCTGTGTCTCATGGCCAGGCGCGTACTCTCGGTCGCCAGTGGCAGGGAGCCTATGGACGATAAGGACCACTACGGCAACAAGCGGCTGGAGCTTGCAGGGCAGCTGATTTCGATCCTGTTTGAGGACCTCTTCAAAGCCTTCTTGAGCCAGCTGAAGAAACAAATAGATGCTACGCTAACGAGGCACTACGAGATTGTCTCCAATTGCTATGGAGGAAAACAGATTAAGTACCCCGACTGTTTGGTTAGTCTCCCCACCGACATCATCACCCGTGGTATGCAAGCCACCATATCGACTGGCAACTGGAACATCAAGCGTTTCCGTATCGAACGCAGCGGCGTATCGCAGATTCTATCTCGATTGTCATACATTTCATGCCTTGGAATGATGACCAAGACCAATTCGCAGTTCGAGAAGGGCCGCAAGGTGAGCAAGCCCCGTGCCTTGCAGCCCTCGCAGTTCGGTTTGATCTGCCCCTGCGACACCCCAGAAGGTGAGAGTTGTGGTCTTGTGAAGAACCTGAGTCTGATGAACCACGTGACGACTGACGGTGACATCGAGCGCCTGGTCGAGTTAATATACTGGTTGGGCGTCGAATCTGCCGACTCCTTGCCAGCCAGGGATGCATTCGACGACGAGAGGAATATGACAGTTTTTTTGAACGGTATCATTCTGGGTGTACACCAGAACGGTGAGGAGCTGATCCGCAACGTTGTCGCCTTGCGCCGCCGTGGTCAGATCAGCGCATTCGTCTCAGTGTTCCAGAACTATGAGCAGCGCCAGGTGCACATATCCTCCGACGGTGGTAGGCTCTGCAGGCCTCTCATTGTGGTCGAGAATGGCAGGCCTCTTCTGACGtctaaaattttgaacagCCTGCTTGCCGGTGAGATAACGCTGTCGAAGCTTTTCGCTTCCGGTATTTTGGAATGGATTGACGTCAACGAAGAGAACAACTCTTTGATTGTGATGCGTGAGAGTGACATCACGCCCAAGACAACCCACCTGGAAATAAGTCCGATGAGCATGCTGGGGGTGGTGGCGGGTCTGATCCCCTTCCCCAACCACAACCAAAGTCCCCGTAATACGTACCAATGTGCTATGGGAAAGCAGTCCATTGGTAGCATCGGATACAACCAGTTGAACCGCTGCGACACTATTTTGCATCTGATGGTTTACCCCCAGCGCCCACTCGTAACCACCAAGGCCATCCAGTTGGTCAACTTCGACAAGTTACCGGCCGGCCAGAATGTGATCGTGGCCGTTATGAGTTACCAGGGATACGAGATAGAGGATGCTGTGGTGATAAACAAGGCCTCCAGTGAGCGTGGTTTTAGCCGTTGTTACTCGCTGCGCCGTATGACTGTCGAGATCGACAAGATCAATTATGCGATACCCAGGCCGGGAGCTGCCCCAGCCGGTATGAATGCCGTGGATCTCACGTCCGAAGCGCCGGTGGACGACGTTACTGGCGACAACGTCATTGGCGTCGGGCAGCTAGTCAACAAGGACGATacgctgctgaagaagcTGACCCAGTCATCCAGCGGCGAGATCAAGGTGACCCCCGTGAAGTACCACTTCAACCAGCCGGCCTACGTGGACCGAGTTATGTGCATTAGCACCATCGCCGACAGCGTGTTATACAAAATAATGCTACGTCAGGTGCGGCTGCCCGAAATTGGAGACAAGTACAGCAGTCGCCACGGCCAGAAGGGTGTAGTGGGTCTGATCGAGAGCCAGGAGAATCTACCGTTCAGTGAACACGGCTGGGTGCCCGACCTGATTATGAATCCGCACGGTTTCCCCTCCCGTATGACGGTGGGCAAGATGCTCGAGCTCGTCGCCGCAAAGGCCGCCGTCTTGAATGGCATTTTCGAAGATGGCACGCCGTTCGAAGCGGACTCATTACCCAGCATTGAGCGCAGCTTGCTACGGAAGGGCTTCCACCCGGCAGGCAAGGAAATTCTGTACTCCGGGATCACCGGCGAACCGCTGGAGACGCTCATCTTCACCGGCCCGATGTACTATCAGAAGCTCAAACACATGGTATCAGACAAGATTCACGCCCGCGCCGTCGGTCCACGCCAGTCTCTTACGCGCCAGCCCACGGAAGGCCGCTCCAAAGATGGCGGTCTGCGTTTGGGAGAGATGGAGCGCGACTGTCTCATCGCTTACGGCGCCAGCGGGCTTCTTGTGGAGCGCCTGATGCTAAGCAGTGACGTCTTCCAGATGGACGTCTGCCACGTCTGCGGCTTCAtcggctacgacggctggTGTGCGTACTGCAAGCAGAGCGGCCAGACGGCGTCGGTCTCCATCCCGTATGCGTGCAAGCTGCTATTCCAGGAGCTCCAGGCGATGAACATCCGCCCGAACGTGATACTTAAGGAGGGAATGAGCAGTCATTAA
- a CDS encoding 40S ribosomal protein S12P, putative — MGSGVPRGILAARKLKNRRRRERWADKAYKKAHLGTRWKCNPFKGSSHAKGIVVEKIAIEAKQVICFSYARRLLAIESQVVLPVGAIPPMGVKRLGTTYTNRSQRWPAPPLIHEAAFCYIFAQRRCYPNSAYRKSVRVQLIKNGKKITAFVPRDGCLNYIDENDEVLVAGFGRSGHSVGDLPGVRFKVVKVAGVSLLALYKEKKEKPRS, encoded by the exons ATGGGTTCCG GTGTACCTCGCGGAATTTTGGCCGCGCGTAAGCTCAAGAACCGCAGAAGGCGCGAGAGGTGGGCTGACAAGGCCTACAAGAAGGCACACCTCGGTACGAGGTGGAAGTGCAACCCTTTCAAGGGTAGTTCCCACGCCAAGGGTATCGTCGTGGAGAAGATCGCCATTGAGGCCAAGCAG GTGATATGTTTTTCATACGCTCGGCGCTTATTGGCTATTGAATCCCAAGTCGTGTTGCCCGTTGGCGCTATACCGCCAATGGGAGTCAAAAGATTGGGTACAACATACACAAATCGGTCACAGCGTTGGCCCGCGCCTCCGCTGATTCATGAGGCCGCCTTTTGTTACATATTTGCACAACGCAGGTGTTAC CCTAACTCCGCCTATCGTAAGAGTGTTCGTGTGCAGCTCATCAAGAACGGTAAGAAGATCACCGCTTTCGTCCCGAGGGATGGTTGCCTCAACTACATCGACGAAAACGACGAGGTGCTCGTCGCCGGTTTCGGTCGTAGTGGACACTCCGTTGGTGACCTTCCCGGTGTGCGTTTCAAGGTCGTCAAGGTCGCCGGTGTCTCCCTTCTCGCCCTGTACAAGGAGAAGAAGGAGAAGCCCAGGTCTTAG
- a CDS encoding microtubule-associated protein RP/EB family member protein, putative — protein MMQRSRGSAAASPHRGLDVNPLVGRSELIAWVNDTLGVTIERVEQCCNGAVYIQLLDVVHPGRVPLARVKFGAALEYEYLANYKVLQIAFTKLGISKHVDVQKLTKGRYQDNLEFLQWMRGYVESHRTVESSEYDGVRRRVTAVIRNCIANNSNAHLTLGSVTSALPAWAQEGVTVPLIKECLANVKASATTNSQDGAKPSESRENNVSNRQGSVDPKQVVRATRSAASSISGRDAKIRRITSSNGSKSQQSDASSRTSTADTHVKESDAGAAVSRCASVETSLPPNHTDLLDAERHRCQELESQLKSQKQQAEDLRSSLDERDRTVAALQEQVDSLKKQLGQLQADKQVAKMSKDFYYNKLRRIEILCQKCETGQIEVAPLFDVMYATDNVA, from the coding sequence ATGATGCAGCGATCTCGTGGTAGTGCCGCGGCGAGCCCTCACCGGGGCTTGGACGTCAATCCGCTTGTCGGCCGCAGCGAACTCATAGCCTGGGTAAACGACACGCTCGGCGTCACTATTGAACGCGTTGAGCAGTGTTGTAATGGAGCGGTGTACATACAGCTGCTTGATGTTGTTCACCCCGGCCGTGTGCCGCTCGCGCGCGTGAAGTTCGGCGCTGCGCTGGAATACGAATACCTCGCCAACTACAAAGTGCTCCAGATTGCGTTCACTAAGCTGGGGATCTCGAAACACGTTGATGTGCAGAAGCTCACGAAGGGGCGCTACCAAGACAACCTCGAGTTCCTACAGTGGATGCGAGGATACGTGGAATCCCATCGCACAGTCGAGAGCTCGGAGTATGACGGAGTGCGCCGCCGAGTCACGGCGGTGATACGCAATTGTATCGCAAACAACAGCAATGCACACCTCACGCTGGGCAGCGTCACAAGCGCCTTGCCAGCATGGGCTCAAGAAGGCGTTACGGTGCCATTGATAAAGGAATGCCTGGCCAATGTAAAAGCGTCGGCAACCACCAACTCGCAGGATGGAGCGAAGCCGTCGGAGAGCAGAGAAAATAACGTTTCGAATCGTCAGGGCTCGGTGGACCCGAAACAGGTTGTGCGAGCAACGAGAAGCGCAGCGTCTTCCATCTCTGGCAGAGATGCGAAGATACGCCGCATCACGTCTTCGAATGGTAGCAAGAGCCAGCAATCGGATGCTTCCTCGAGAACCAGCACAGCAGACACGCATGTTAAGGAATCCGACGCTGGTGCTGCAGTATCGCGTTGCGCGAGTGTCGAAACGTCATTACCCCCGAACCACACCGACCTTCTGGATGCGGAGAGGCACAGATGCCAAGAATTGGAGTCTCAGTTGAAGAGTCAAAAACAGCAAGCGGAGGACCTACGATCGTCACTTGATGAACGTGATCGCACGGTCGCCGCCCTTCAGGAACAGGTGGATTCCCTGAAAAAGCAGCTGGGCCAACTTCAGGCAGACAAGCAAGTGGCCAAGATGAGCAAGGACTTTTACTACAACAAGTTACGTCGCATAGAAATTTTGTGCCAGAAGTGTGAAACGGGGCAGATCGAAGTGGCACCATTGTTCGACGTTATGTATGCCACCGATAATGTTGCATGA